The genomic region TGTCGGCCTGCATGGAACGCGGGAGGAAAAGCTGAACGCGCTTGCCAGCGAACTGGGTGAGCGTACCCTGGTACTGCCTGCCAACCTTTCCGACCTGGAGGCGGTCGATGCGCTTGGCGAGAAGGCCGAGGCGGAAATGGAGGGCGTCGACATTCTGGTCAACAATGCCGGCATTACCCGCGACGGTCTTCTGGCCCGCATGCCCAACGATGACTGGGACGACGTTATCCGGGTCAACCTGACCGCCGTCTTCCGCCTCACCAAGGCGATTTCCTATCCGATGATGCGCCGCAAGGCCGGCCGCATCATCAACATCACCTCCATCGTCGGCGTTACCGGCAATCCCGGCCAGGCAAACTACTGCGCTTCCAAGGCCGGCATCATCGGATTTACCAAATCACTGGCCCAGGAAATCGCCAGCCGCAACGTTACCGTCAACGCCATTGCGCCCGGCTTCATCGCTTCGGCCATGACCGAAAAGCTGAACGACAAGCAGAAGGAAGCGATCATGTCCGCCATTCCCATGAAGAAAATGGGCGAGGGCGAGGACATTGCAACGGCTGCCGTCTACCTTGCTTCCGATGCGGCGAAATACGTCACCGGCCAGACCTTGCACGTCAATGGCGGCATGGCGATGATCTGACCCCAACGGACAGTCAGGCCGGATCGCGCAAATGGCAGGCACTTCAAGCCCGGCTCTCAGGGCGGCATTCGCCGGATTTTTCGCCATGGCGCTTGCCATGGGCCTTGGCCGTTTTTTCTATACGCCGGTTCTGCCGCCCATGCTGGAGGCAGGTAGGCTGACAGCCGGTGAGGGCGGGCTGGCTGCCGGGGCCAATTTCCTCGGCTATCTGCTTGGCGCGCTGGCAGCCTCCGCGCCCTTCTTTTCCGCGCACCGTTATCGCTGGATGGCCTGGCTCGCACTGCCGGCCTGCGGCATGACGCTGTTGCTGTCCGGCCTGTGGCTGGGGCTCTTGCCGTTTTCCCTGATCCGCTTTGCAGGCGGTGCAGCAAGTGCCTTCTCGATGATTTTCATCTCTGCCATCGTGATGCGTATTTTTCAGGACAACGACCGCCCCGGCCTGATATCGGTTCATTTCGCCGGGGTCGGCTTCGGCATCGTGTTGTCCGCACTCATTGTACCGGCATTGGTGGCAGGCGGGCTGTCCTGGTCCTGGATGTGGTTTGCCGCCGGTGCTGCTGCGCTGGTATTGTGGCTTGCCGTTCTTGTCCTGCTTCCTGCATCCGCCGCAGGCAGCGAACCTGCTGCCAGCGGGGCCGGCCAGGAGGCTGGCAAAGCGGAGGCCTTTTCCCTTGCCTTTTGGGCTCTGCTTGCCGGATACGGCTTTTTCGGCTTCGGTTATTCGGTTTCCGCCACCTTTCTCAACACCATCGCCAAGGCCAATCCGATTCTGCAGCCTGCCGAACCCTGGGTGTGGCTCGTCGTCGGGCTTGCCGGCATTCCGTCCATCTGGGCGTGGAACCGCCTGACCGGCAGCATCGGCCTTGCCTATACCTATTCCATTGCATGTTTTGTCGAGGCGGCGGGAATTCTCCTCCTTCTTTGGCATGCAACGCCCGCAACCCTTTTGATATCGGGCCTGACCCTGGGCGCAACTTTCATGGCGGTTACCGCCCTGGGGCTTGCCAAGGCGCGTTCCATGGTGCCGCAAAAGGCTGCTGCTGCCCTGGCCCTGATGACGGCATCCTTCGGCCTTGGCCAGATGATCGGCCCTGTCCTTGCCGGCTTCCTGTTCGAAAGCAGCGGAAGTTTCGCACCCGCCCTTACCGCGGCGATCACCGCGCTCACCCTGACCGTCGTGCTGACCCTGCTGTCAAAACGTCTGGAGACGTGAGCTGCATCCACAACCATCCAAAATCTGCTTTGCAGCGGCCCGGTTTCGTGGTAGGCGGCACGCGAATTGCCATGATTGGACCGGCAGGCATCCTGTGTGCGGGCGGCGGTGGCAGCAAGCGAAAACCCGGTGACTGCCAGCTTTTTCCGGCCGGCCCAGCCAAGACAACAATCTCTTGATATCCGGGTGAATGCCCTTTAACTAGGGCCAAACACGAACCTGACTGAGGTATGAAAATGAGCGACGTTGCAGAACGCATCAAGAAAATCGTTGTGGAGCATCTTGACGTGGATGCCGCCAAGGTCTCCGAAAGCGCCAGCTTTATTGATGATCTGGGTGCCGATTCCCTGGACAATGTTGAACTCGTGATGGCCTTTGAGGAAGAGTTCGGTGTTGAGATTTCCGACGACGCAGCCCAGGACATCCAGACCGTGGGTGATGCGATCAAATACGTGGAAAAGGCGACGGCCTGAAGGCTGGCCCCTTCACGGTCATCAGCCATGTGATAAGTTTCAGGCGGCCTGCAGGCCGCCTGATTTCGTTTGACCCGCCGGCGGGCAGCAGTCTTCCGGCGGAAAGAAACGGCAAATTGCAAAGTTGGACGGGAGTGGAAGGCGATGCGTAGGGTAGTCGTGACGGGCCTGGGAATGGTGTCTCCGCTGGGCTGCGGGACTGAAATAACCTGGCAGCGCCTGCTGGAAGGGCGCAATGCCGCTGCCCGCGTGACCGGTTTTGAAGTCGAGGACATTGCCGCAAAGATTGCCTGTGAAATCCCCCGCGGCGATGGCAGCGACGGCACGTTCAATCCGGACGACTGGATGGAGCCGAAGGAACAGCGCAAGGTTGACGACTTCATCATCTATGCCATGGCGGCAGCAACCCAGGCGCTAGATGATGCCGGCTGGCACCCCGACAATGACGAAGACCAGTTCCGCACCGGCACGCTCATCGGTTCGGGCATTGGCGGCCTTCAGGGCATCGCCGAAACCGCTCTCCTGCTGGAAGAGCGCGGTCCCCGCCGTGTCAGTCCGTTCTTCATCCCCGGCCGTCTGATCAACCTGGCGTCGGGCCAGGTTTCCATCCAGCATCAGTTGAAGGGCCCCAACCATTCGGTGGTTACCGCCTGTTCCACCGGTGCGCACGCCATAGGCGATGCAGCAAGGCTGATCATGCTGGGCGATGCCGATGTCATGGTCGCCGGCGGCACCGAAAGCCCGGTCTGCCGCATTTCCCTTGCCGGTTTTGCCGCCTGCAAGGCGCTGTCCACCGATTTCAACGATGAACCCCAGCGTGCTTCCCGCCCCTATGACCGCGACCGCGACGGTTTCGTGATGGGCGAAGGCGCCGGCGTCGTCGTGCTGGAAGAATACGAGCACGCCAGGGCGCGCGGCGCGAAAATCTATGCCGAAGTGGCAGGCTATGGCCTTTCCGGCGATGCCTTTCACATCACGGCACCTGCAGAGGACGGCAATGGTGCGCTGCGCTGCATGCAGGCGGCCCTGAAAAACGCGAACATGCAGGCGTCCGACATCGACTATATCAACGCCCATGGCACATCGACCATGGCTGATACCATTGAGCTGGGCGCTGCCGAACGGCTGATGGGTGATTCTGCCGGTAGCGTTTCCATGTCTTCCACAAAATCGGCAATCGGCCATCTGCTTGGGGCTGCAGGTGCCGTGGAGGCGATTTTCTCCATCCTGGCCCTGCGCGATCAGGTGGCGCCGGCAACACTCAACCTCGACAATCCGGAGCGTGAAACCGCCATCGATCTGGTGCCGCACAAGCCGCGCAGCCGTGAAATCCGGGCGGCATTGTCCAACTCATTCGGGTTTGGCGGCACCAATGCCTCGCTGATCTTCAAGAATGCGGATTAAGTCCTGTTTACGGCTGGTTCTGCCTGCCGTGCGAACACAATTTGGTCGAAAAAACGGGCGATGACCGCATCTGACCGACCGGCTGATGACCGAAAGGGCCAAAGGCGGTTTTTCCAGCATGGGCAACTGGGATATTGTGGCGGCAATTCGCCGGTCGTACCGATTCGCGGTGGATTAAACGGAGAGACGGCGTGAGCGAGCAGGACCCGAACGATCTGCAGAACGGCGATGGCGGCAAGCGGATATTTGGCCGGCGCAGTGAAATGCCGGCCGGAAATCACGACACGGCACACGATACCGGCCCCGCCCCGCGCTCGCCCGAGGAAGTGCTGCAGCCGCGCGAAGTGCCGCCGCCGCCCAGGCGTTCGCGCCAGGCACGCAACCGGTTTGTGGTGTTTTTGAATTTCTGCATGTCGCTGCTGGTCTTTCTGGTACTCGCCACGGGGGCGGCATTTTATTTCGGCAAGCTGCGGTTCGAGGAAAAGGGCCCGCTGCAGCGCGCCAAGACAATCGTCATCGAGGAAGGCACCAGCCTGTCGGCGATTTCAGCCACCCTGGAGTCCCAGGGCATTATTTCCAGCGATTTCGTTTTTACCCAGGGGGTCAAGGCGACCCGCAACACCGGCTCCCTCAAAGCCGGCGAATATGCCTTCAAGCCGCGCATGAGCATGCGCGAGGTCATGGAAACCATCGTTTCGGGCAAGGGCATCATCCACAAGGTGACAATCCCCGAAGGGCTGACCAGCTTCCAGGCCATGCAGCGCATTGCCGAGCATCCGGTGCTGGAAGGGGAAATGCCGGATGAAGTGCCGGAAGAAGGCAGTCTGCTGCCCGATACCTATCCCTTTCAGCGCGGCACGACACGCAAGGAAGTCATCGAGCAGATGAAGCGCCAGCAGACGCGCCAGCTTGCCGAGATCTGGGAGCGCCGCATCGAGGGACTGCCGATCAAGACACCGGAGGAACTGGTCATCCTCGCCTCTATCGTGGAAAAGGAAACCGCCAAGGCGGACGAACGCCCGAGGGTTGCCAGCGTGTTCATCAACCGCCTCAACAAGGGCATGCGCCTGCAGTCCGATCCGACCATCATCTACGGTCTGTTCGGCGGTCAGGGCAAACCCAAGGACCGGCCGATTTTCCAGTCCGACATTGATCGTGAAACGCCTTATAATACCTACCAGATCGACGGCCTGCCGCCGACCCCCATTGCCAATCCCGGCCGCGCTGCCATGGAGGCAGTGGCAAATCCCTCGCGCACCGAGGACCTGTTTTTTGTCGCCGATGGCACCGGCGGGCATGTCTTTGCCAAAACGCTGGAAGAGCACAACCAGAACGTGGCGCGCTGGAGGGCAATCGAAAAGCGGCTGAAGGAAGAGGCGGCCAAGGCCGCGCTTGCGGCTGAAGAAGCTGCAAGCACTGCCGGGGAGGCCGCAGACACCGCCACGCAGACCCAGTAGGGCCTGCACGGCGTTTTAATTCAACGGCACATACCAAGCCGCCGGGGGGCACATGGCCTTACAAAGCATGACCGGGTTTGCCCGCAGCCAGGGCAGGATGGGAGAAACCTCCTGGGTCTGGGAAATACGGTCGGTAAACGGCAAGTCGCTCGATGTGCGTTTCCGCCTGCCTGCAGGTCTGGAAGCCGAGGAAGCAGCGTTGCGGGAATTGCTTTGCGAGCGCATTCTCAGAGGCAATATCCAGGTTTCCCTGCAGCTTGAAGAGGGCGCAGCGTCCGTCCTGCCCGTGCTCAATGAGGAGGCGCTGGCCGCGGC from Salaquimonas pukyongi harbors:
- a CDS encoding YbfB/YjiJ family MFS transporter codes for the protein MAGTSSPALRAAFAGFFAMALAMGLGRFFYTPVLPPMLEAGRLTAGEGGLAAGANFLGYLLGALAASAPFFSAHRYRWMAWLALPACGMTLLLSGLWLGLLPFSLIRFAGGAASAFSMIFISAIVMRIFQDNDRPGLISVHFAGVGFGIVLSALIVPALVAGGLSWSWMWFAAGAAALVLWLAVLVLLPASAAGSEPAASGAGQEAGKAEAFSLAFWALLAGYGFFGFGYSVSATFLNTIAKANPILQPAEPWVWLVVGLAGIPSIWAWNRLTGSIGLAYTYSIACFVEAAGILLLLWHATPATLLISGLTLGATFMAVTALGLAKARSMVPQKAAAALALMTASFGLGQMIGPVLAGFLFESSGSFAPALTAAITALTLTVVLTLLSKRLET
- the mltG gene encoding endolytic transglycosylase MltG is translated as MPAGNHDTAHDTGPAPRSPEEVLQPREVPPPPRRSRQARNRFVVFLNFCMSLLVFLVLATGAAFYFGKLRFEEKGPLQRAKTIVIEEGTSLSAISATLESQGIISSDFVFTQGVKATRNTGSLKAGEYAFKPRMSMREVMETIVSGKGIIHKVTIPEGLTSFQAMQRIAEHPVLEGEMPDEVPEEGSLLPDTYPFQRGTTRKEVIEQMKRQQTRQLAEIWERRIEGLPIKTPEELVILASIVEKETAKADERPRVASVFINRLNKGMRLQSDPTIIYGLFGGQGKPKDRPIFQSDIDRETPYNTYQIDGLPPTPIANPGRAAMEAVANPSRTEDLFFVADGTGGHVFAKTLEEHNQNVARWRAIEKRLKEEAAKAALAAEEAASTAGEAADTATQTQ
- the fabG gene encoding 3-oxoacyl-[acyl-carrier-protein] reductase, producing MFDLTGKKALVTGASGGIGEAIARTFHAGGAVVGLHGTREEKLNALASELGERTLVLPANLSDLEAVDALGEKAEAEMEGVDILVNNAGITRDGLLARMPNDDWDDVIRVNLTAVFRLTKAISYPMMRRKAGRIINITSIVGVTGNPGQANYCASKAGIIGFTKSLAQEIASRNVTVNAIAPGFIASAMTEKLNDKQKEAIMSAIPMKKMGEGEDIATAAVYLASDAAKYVTGQTLHVNGGMAMI
- the fabF gene encoding beta-ketoacyl-ACP synthase II, with protein sequence MRRVVVTGLGMVSPLGCGTEITWQRLLEGRNAAARVTGFEVEDIAAKIACEIPRGDGSDGTFNPDDWMEPKEQRKVDDFIIYAMAAATQALDDAGWHPDNDEDQFRTGTLIGSGIGGLQGIAETALLLEERGPRRVSPFFIPGRLINLASGQVSIQHQLKGPNHSVVTACSTGAHAIGDAARLIMLGDADVMVAGGTESPVCRISLAGFAACKALSTDFNDEPQRASRPYDRDRDGFVMGEGAGVVVLEEYEHARARGAKIYAEVAGYGLSGDAFHITAPAEDGNGALRCMQAALKNANMQASDIDYINAHGTSTMADTIELGAAERLMGDSAGSVSMSSTKSAIGHLLGAAGAVEAIFSILALRDQVAPATLNLDNPERETAIDLVPHKPRSREIRAALSNSFGFGGTNASLIFKNAD
- a CDS encoding acyl carrier protein, with protein sequence MSDVAERIKKIVVEHLDVDAAKVSESASFIDDLGADSLDNVELVMAFEEEFGVEISDDAAQDIQTVGDAIKYVEKATA